From Streptomyces griseorubiginosus, one genomic window encodes:
- a CDS encoding alpha/beta hydrolase, which translates to MRLLSSTSWDGVIEQPFTLDEIPGVLWTPEGGLGTRPLILMGHGGGEHKRAPGIVARARRFAAEGGFAVAAVDVPNHGERPTGEEFDRLASEYRARVAAGADTAALDTALYTLVAGPTVAEWQAVLTAVQRLDRVGGGPVGYWGVSLGCALGMAFVAAEPRVRAAVLGLQGAPVLAGAAAQVTVPVQFLVQWDDELMPRAQSLALFDALGSAEKTLHAHPGGHGDLPRFEMDDSLRFFSRHLG; encoded by the coding sequence GTGCGCTTGCTCTCCAGTACGTCGTGGGACGGCGTGATCGAACAGCCCTTCACGCTCGACGAGATCCCCGGTGTGCTGTGGACGCCGGAAGGTGGCCTCGGGACGCGCCCACTGATCCTGATGGGACACGGCGGCGGGGAGCACAAGAGGGCTCCTGGCATCGTGGCCCGCGCGCGTCGTTTCGCCGCCGAGGGCGGGTTCGCGGTCGCGGCGGTCGACGTGCCGAACCACGGCGAGCGGCCGACGGGCGAGGAGTTCGACCGCCTCGCGTCGGAGTACCGGGCGCGGGTGGCCGCCGGAGCGGATACGGCCGCGCTGGACACCGCCCTGTACACGCTGGTGGCCGGGCCGACCGTCGCGGAATGGCAGGCGGTCCTGACCGCGGTCCAGCGGCTCGACCGCGTCGGCGGCGGGCCGGTGGGCTACTGGGGCGTGTCGCTGGGCTGTGCGCTCGGCATGGCGTTCGTCGCCGCGGAGCCCCGGGTCCGTGCGGCGGTGCTGGGCCTTCAGGGAGCGCCCGTGCTGGCCGGGGCCGCCGCGCAGGTCACCGTGCCGGTGCAGTTCCTGGTCCAGTGGGACGACGAGCTGATGCCTCGCGCACAGAGCTTGGCGTTGTTCGATGCCCTGGGTTCAGCCGAGAAGACGCTGCACGCCCACCCTGGTGGGCACGGGGATCTGCCGCGGTTCGAGATGGACGACTCGCTGCGGTTCTTCAGCCGCCATCTGGGCTGA
- a CDS encoding helix-turn-helix domain-containing protein → MTTLNRPGAPDGHVCGIDTAMEVIGGKWKVLILWALHEHPRRRFGELRRLLPGITEKVLASHLREMETDGVVHRVSYDEVPPRVEYSLTEAGQRLNEALQPLAAWGRERTTRGS, encoded by the coding sequence ATGACGACGCTGAACCGACCGGGCGCACCGGACGGACACGTCTGCGGGATCGACACGGCCATGGAGGTGATCGGTGGCAAGTGGAAGGTGCTGATCCTCTGGGCCCTCCACGAGCACCCCCGCCGCCGCTTCGGAGAGCTGCGTCGACTGCTCCCAGGGATCACCGAGAAGGTGCTGGCGTCTCATCTGCGGGAGATGGAGACGGACGGCGTAGTGCACCGCGTCTCCTACGACGAGGTGCCGCCCCGGGTCGAGTACTCGCTGACCGAAGCCGGGCAACGCCTCAACGAGGCACTCCAGCCACTGGCCGCCTGGGGGCGTGAACGGACGACCCGGGGCAGCTAG
- a CDS encoding dihydrofolate reductase family protein, whose amino-acid sequence MRKIIVCTFLTLDGVMQAPGGPDEDTQSGFEQGGWQKPVSDDEVGAAIASWYEPSDAMLLGRKTYEIFASYWPTADPGNPFTERMNSMHKYVASRTLTSVEWQNSTLLEGDVVDAVRTLKTSDGGDINVVGSGDLAQTLMRHDLVDEYRLTIHPVIIGSGKRLFADGAIPTSLEPVSVSTTKSGTVVGVYRPNGKPAYDSY is encoded by the coding sequence ATGCGCAAGATCATCGTTTGCACGTTTCTGACACTGGACGGCGTCATGCAGGCGCCGGGCGGTCCGGACGAGGACACCCAGAGCGGCTTCGAGCAGGGCGGCTGGCAGAAGCCGGTGAGCGACGACGAGGTCGGCGCCGCCATCGCGAGCTGGTACGAGCCGTCCGACGCGATGCTGCTCGGCCGCAAGACCTACGAGATCTTCGCGTCGTACTGGCCGACTGCCGATCCCGGCAACCCGTTCACCGAGCGGATGAACAGCATGCACAAGTACGTGGCGTCCCGGACCCTGACGAGCGTCGAGTGGCAGAACTCCACGCTGCTCGAGGGCGATGTCGTCGATGCCGTACGCACTCTGAAGACGTCCGACGGCGGCGACATCAACGTCGTGGGCAGCGGCGACCTCGCCCAGACCCTCATGCGGCACGACCTGGTCGACGAATACCGGCTGACCATCCATCCGGTGATCATCGGCTCCGGAAAGCGGCTGTTCGCCGACGGAGCGATCCCCACCTCGCTGGAGCCGGTCAGCGTCTCGACGACCAAGAGCGGCACCGTCGTCGGCGTCTACCGACCGAACGGGAAGCCCGCATACGACAGCTATTAG
- a CDS encoding SpoIIE family protein phosphatase, with the protein MDSTPPPSSVSPFDMVSSALGQYMPVDGAAAAAGSADPRGDNAARRAVSDNPTPTGQEQILGAVNLDRDLRITRCNLGAPVFAGVEVVAGSPFVDLLPPADVPTVTRRLRQVLETREPHVARVQRLRRGDGSELVVSMSILAAAAPQEGLTVSLIAMARRLHLYAAETAIGTSLDIGETAQSLAESLLAWGDVTAIDLDFAVWTGEAVTEQPQGRLRLRRAALVPDRAWPDGYVTPGDDLPGGASRLLSQAMRRDDAAQAIVVPDRDAIERVLDDPRLVRALVPGDQAVAVVCIPLVLDGTPPVVLGVAEVWRRADRPFADSELLDLQELVTRTSHHVDLARQHQREHTQVLALQRRLLPRSGGDTIQTASVYQPATPDSAGVGGDWVNSFPLPDGRTALVVGDVVGHGLGAAATMGQLSMEARALLSAGLAPDEVLEHLDETVSLLDDAESGLAAGYSALGSTCCIAVYDPVSHHVAVASAGHLPPVLVPPDGPAGPVALRPHPGLGAEFALREPYDVHAFCAPPGSLLALYTDGLVEDPALSIDEGIDRLTDAVSSVHPWDALEQAARRVVSAVAPTRRRDDVTLLIARMIGYRKEDTATWRLPARGDAAARARTLVSELLGEWGTREHTRDSVLLVVDELVANAVRFADGPITVRLIRTGHGLLCEVGDTGNGRPRLGPGGLLDDAGRGLHVVHGLTTRWGVRWTDTGKVVWASVER; encoded by the coding sequence ATGGACTCCACCCCACCCCCCTCGTCTGTGTCACCGTTCGACATGGTCAGCAGCGCTTTGGGTCAGTACATGCCAGTCGACGGAGCGGCAGCGGCCGCCGGTTCCGCCGATCCGCGGGGGGACAACGCCGCCCGCCGAGCCGTATCCGACAACCCGACGCCCACCGGTCAGGAGCAAATCCTCGGCGCGGTCAATCTGGACCGGGACCTGAGAATCACCCGCTGCAATCTCGGTGCCCCGGTCTTCGCGGGGGTGGAGGTCGTGGCCGGGAGCCCTTTCGTCGATCTCCTGCCTCCCGCGGACGTACCCACGGTCACCCGGCGGCTGCGGCAGGTCCTCGAGACACGTGAGCCGCACGTCGCCCGGGTCCAGCGCCTGCGACGCGGCGACGGTTCGGAGCTGGTGGTCTCGATGAGCATCCTGGCCGCCGCGGCGCCTCAGGAGGGCCTGACCGTCTCCCTGATCGCCATGGCGCGGAGGCTGCACCTGTACGCCGCCGAGACGGCGATCGGTACCTCGTTGGACATCGGCGAGACCGCGCAGTCGCTGGCGGAGTCCCTGCTGGCCTGGGGTGACGTGACCGCCATCGACCTCGACTTCGCCGTGTGGACGGGTGAGGCGGTCACCGAGCAGCCGCAGGGGCGCCTCCGGCTGCGGCGGGCGGCCCTGGTGCCGGACCGGGCGTGGCCCGACGGCTATGTGACCCCGGGCGACGATCTCCCCGGCGGCGCCAGTCGGCTGCTGTCGCAGGCCATGCGGCGTGACGATGCCGCGCAGGCCATCGTCGTACCCGACCGGGATGCCATCGAGCGAGTGCTCGATGATCCTCGGCTGGTCCGTGCCCTGGTGCCCGGCGACCAGGCGGTGGCCGTGGTGTGCATACCGCTGGTCCTGGACGGCACGCCGCCCGTCGTCCTGGGCGTCGCGGAGGTCTGGCGGCGGGCGGACCGCCCCTTCGCCGACAGCGAGCTGCTCGACCTGCAGGAACTGGTGACCAGGACCTCCCACCACGTGGACCTGGCCCGTCAGCACCAGCGCGAGCACACACAGGTACTGGCCTTGCAGCGCCGACTGCTGCCACGGTCCGGCGGCGACACCATCCAGACGGCCAGCGTCTACCAGCCCGCCACCCCCGACAGTGCGGGCGTCGGCGGCGACTGGGTGAACAGCTTTCCGCTGCCGGACGGCCGTACCGCGCTGGTGGTCGGAGACGTCGTAGGGCACGGGCTGGGCGCCGCGGCGACCATGGGACAGCTGAGCATGGAGGCCCGCGCGCTGTTGTCAGCGGGGCTGGCGCCCGACGAGGTGCTGGAGCACCTGGACGAGACCGTGTCGCTGCTGGACGACGCGGAGTCCGGACTGGCGGCCGGTTACAGCGCCCTCGGGTCGACCTGCTGCATCGCCGTGTACGACCCGGTCAGCCACCATGTGGCGGTGGCCAGCGCCGGCCACCTTCCCCCGGTCCTGGTACCCCCGGACGGCCCCGCCGGCCCGGTCGCGCTACGCCCCCACCCCGGGCTGGGCGCCGAGTTCGCGCTGCGGGAGCCGTACGACGTGCACGCGTTCTGTGCGCCCCCGGGCTCTCTGCTCGCCCTCTACACCGACGGACTGGTGGAGGATCCCGCCCTGTCGATCGACGAAGGCATCGACAGGCTGACGGACGCCGTGTCCTCGGTGCACCCGTGGGACGCCCTGGAGCAGGCCGCGCGGCGCGTGGTCTCGGCGGTGGCGCCCACGCGTCGGCGCGACGACGTGACTCTGCTGATCGCCCGCATGATCGGCTACCGCAAGGAGGACACCGCGACGTGGCGTCTGCCCGCCCGTGGCGACGCGGCCGCTCGGGCCCGCACCCTGGTCTCCGAGCTGCTGGGGGAGTGGGGCACCAGAGAGCACACCAGGGACAGCGTGCTGCTGGTGGTCGACGAACTGGTCGCCAACGCGGTCCGCTTCGCCGACGGACCCATCACGGTACGGCTGATCAGGACCGGTCACGGGCTGCTGTGCGAGGTGGGGGACACCGGCAACGGCAGGCCGCGGCTCGGGCCGGGCGGACTCCTCGACGACGCCGGCCGTGGCCTGCACGTGGTGCATGGGCTCACCACCCGGTGGGGCGTGCGGTGGACGGACACCGGGAAGGTGGTCTGGGCTTCGGTCGAGCGGTGA
- a CDS encoding ABC transporter permease has product MTGSPSPAAPPPRPRRSGSWLRVARPRGRGGQLIGAYGLLTLTALLFLIFSLTLPRTFPTRDTVDSILSNQSIPAVLALAAMVPIVTGAFDLSIGYGLGLAHVMVMQLVVVEGWPWPLACLTVIAGGGVVGVLNGVVVEFGRIDSFIATLGTGSMMYAVTGWVTGGGRIVPGPQGLPAAFTDVYDSTFLGLPVPAFYVLALAVVLWVVLERLPLGRYLHVVGSNPRAADLVGIPTRRYTVYAFAASGLIVGFAGVLLAAQQQIGNPSVGLDYLLPAFVGALLGSTAIKPGRPNALGTLVAVAVLAVGLTGIAQMGGDFWTVPLFYGGTLLLAVGLAGYSARRRLRTGAVVPRDPPAVTPDGGTQGSPP; this is encoded by the coding sequence GTGACCGGCTCTCCCTCTCCGGCTGCGCCCCCGCCACGACCGCGTCGCTCGGGCTCATGGCTGCGAGTCGCCCGACCGCGCGGCCGGGGCGGGCAACTCATCGGCGCCTACGGCCTCCTGACCCTCACCGCCCTGCTCTTCCTGATCTTCTCCCTCACCCTGCCACGCACCTTTCCCACCCGGGACACCGTCGACTCGATCCTGTCCAACCAGTCCATCCCGGCCGTCCTCGCGCTCGCCGCGATGGTCCCCATCGTGACCGGCGCGTTCGACCTCTCCATCGGCTACGGCCTCGGCCTGGCCCACGTGATGGTGATGCAGCTCGTCGTGGTCGAGGGGTGGCCCTGGCCGCTCGCCTGCCTCACGGTGATCGCCGGAGGGGGTGTCGTGGGCGTCCTCAACGGTGTCGTCGTCGAATTCGGACGGATCGACTCGTTCATCGCCACGCTCGGAACCGGCAGCATGATGTACGCGGTGACCGGATGGGTCACCGGCGGCGGCCGGATCGTCCCCGGCCCGCAAGGCCTCCCGGCCGCCTTCACCGACGTCTACGACTCGACGTTCCTCGGCCTGCCGGTTCCCGCCTTCTACGTACTCGCGCTCGCGGTCGTCCTCTGGGTGGTTCTGGAGCGGCTGCCGCTCGGCAGGTACCTGCACGTCGTCGGGTCGAACCCACGCGCCGCCGACCTGGTCGGCATCCCGACCCGCAGGTACACCGTCTACGCCTTCGCCGCGTCGGGACTGATCGTCGGCTTCGCCGGAGTGCTGCTCGCGGCCCAGCAGCAGATCGGCAATCCCAGCGTCGGCCTCGACTATCTGCTGCCCGCGTTCGTCGGGGCCCTCCTCGGCTCCACCGCCATCAAACCCGGGCGCCCCAACGCCCTGGGCACCCTCGTCGCCGTCGCCGTCCTCGCCGTCGGCCTCACCGGCATCGCCCAGATGGGCGGCGATTTCTGGACGGTCCCGTTGTTCTACGGCGGCACCCTGCTCCTCGCCGTCGGACTGGCCGGCTACTCCGCTCGACGCCGACTGCGCACCGGCGCGGTCGTCCCCCGCGATCCGCCCGCCGTGACTCCGGACGGAGGCACGCAGGGCAGCCCTCCATGA
- a CDS encoding type III polyketide synthase, producing the protein MAAYLCPPAVIHGKHAVRTSQIVDEVRGRHPNAAWAPRIDGIAASTGIETRGWMLPLEAAVAPGSGNGLPAAGIGPAREALAGDGFTEQDVDRVIAALEAIPAPQTVQERTAPAWSAVQSYGERAARGALQIAGLDAANVDCLITSHSTTPALPGLDVSLANRLPLRRDVLLLPATQWACIAGTRSLALAADLVAADPDRVVLVVIAEALSTTYQPADDTLESLIVRLLFADTAVAAVVTGRPRPESTLRLDAAWHHTLPGTQDLHRLETREDGTHFVMDRRGPRAVQETVTAMWEWLRLRYQDAPGSWHPDVLLAHPGGTRVLEYMEQTMPDGWPSGLLRYSRDGYTSGNRGGAAVFDIMRRAYDAGQKPGSRAVLYAAAPGLTATALEGEWL; encoded by the coding sequence ATGGCCGCTTACCTGTGCCCGCCTGCCGTGATACACGGCAAGCACGCCGTGCGGACCAGCCAGATCGTGGACGAAGTGCGCGGTCGGCACCCGAACGCGGCGTGGGCGCCGCGGATCGACGGCATCGCGGCCAGCACGGGCATCGAAACCCGTGGCTGGATGCTGCCGTTGGAGGCCGCCGTCGCGCCCGGCAGCGGAAACGGCCTGCCGGCAGCCGGCATCGGACCGGCCCGTGAGGCGCTGGCCGGTGACGGGTTCACCGAACAGGACGTGGATCGCGTGATCGCCGCCCTTGAGGCGATACCCGCGCCGCAGACCGTCCAGGAGCGCACTGCGCCGGCCTGGTCGGCAGTGCAGTCCTACGGTGAGCGTGCGGCGCGCGGGGCCCTGCAGATCGCCGGGCTGGACGCCGCGAACGTCGACTGTCTGATCACCAGTCACTCCACCACCCCCGCACTGCCGGGGCTGGACGTCTCACTCGCCAACAGACTCCCGCTCCGGCGTGACGTACTGCTGCTGCCGGCCACGCAGTGGGCGTGCATAGCCGGGACCCGCTCCCTGGCGCTGGCGGCGGATCTCGTGGCCGCGGACCCCGACCGGGTGGTCCTGGTCGTGATCGCGGAGGCACTGAGCACGACCTACCAGCCCGCGGACGACACGCTGGAATCCCTGATCGTCCGGTTGCTGTTCGCGGACACCGCGGTCGCCGCGGTGGTCACGGGCCGCCCGAGGCCCGAGTCGACGCTGCGACTGGACGCCGCCTGGCACCACACTCTGCCGGGCACCCAGGACCTGCACCGCCTGGAGACACGGGAGGACGGCACACACTTCGTGATGGACCGGCGCGGGCCGCGCGCCGTGCAGGAGACGGTCACCGCGATGTGGGAGTGGTTGCGCCTCCGATACCAGGACGCCCCCGGCTCCTGGCACCCCGATGTTCTGCTCGCCCATCCCGGCGGAACGCGTGTGCTGGAGTACATGGAGCAGACCATGCCCGACGGGTGGCCGTCGGGACTCCTGCGCTACAGCCGGGACGGCTACACCAGCGGCAACCGCGGAGGCGCCGCCGTGTTCGACATCATGCGGAGGGCATACGACGCCGGGCAGAAGCCGGGCAGCCGTGCCGTCCTGTACGCGGCTGCCCCGGGCCTCACCGCCACCGCCCTGGAAGGCGAGTGGCTGTAG
- a CDS encoding SpoIIE family protein phosphatase, giving the protein MASSSYPLSAAGVGEAPERDDALVRAVLHAVEVTGAHTGSVFLLSGDHRSLVVAASCGTPPSLLSGWRRIPVNSHMPVAEACRSGRMVHLAGAEETMRRFPQLSIALPYPFGSASVPVRAGERTFGAIAVVWTPKPDGTGLSRAQRGQLRSAADRLGTALAGLRARGTLGEYDERTAPILVPLPSAPAIRVGLFDWNLDTGALTADDELCAILGIPPRAFDGRADTLAARIEPADLPGFRSAARAAVEEGHLLAHHLRILDGRGGHRVVELWGRVPESPDAPEAHLVGAVLDSGSGMAAVAAIERLADGFFALSPDGRLAYANHSLEDLLRVRQDELLGRRPWDVLPWLADPVYEDRYRAAAVSQQPVSFLVRRPPDEWLVFSLHPGAQGMTGWASRVRQPLPAGTGPGTPVTEEGPPISLAPPPGAPRVGSLYRVLTLGSALTEAATANEVFDAVADQLLPAFGGQKLAMAVVEERRLHLLAQRGYSKHFLARFEGTPLHARLPVTDALTSGVPLFVESREQLRESYPGLAVGHTNSWAFLPLIASNRPVGACMLGFDDVHRFPDEERGVLTALGGLIGQALERARLYDAECALARGLQDALLPHRLPTLPGLRITGRYLPGTRGMDIGGDWYDVIPTGDEVALIVGDVEGHNVPAAAAMGQLRSAMRAFVASGHRPSDVVAGTNRLHMDLDPALLASCCYARISPRSGIVRIVRAGHLPPLLRQPDGHTRILDLPGGPLLGIDAKARFPESELRLAPGSVLALYTDGLIERRDSDIGSDVERLRGSLARLGGGGLDDLADGLLRDACHASPDRADDIALLLTEYAPPR; this is encoded by the coding sequence ATGGCATCGAGCTCATACCCGCTCAGCGCCGCGGGTGTCGGCGAAGCGCCCGAGCGCGACGACGCGTTGGTCAGGGCCGTTCTCCATGCCGTGGAGGTCACCGGAGCACACACCGGAAGCGTGTTCCTGCTCTCCGGCGACCATCGCTCGCTCGTCGTGGCCGCCTCCTGCGGGACACCGCCCTCCCTGCTCAGCGGATGGCGTCGGATCCCGGTCAACAGCCATATGCCGGTGGCGGAGGCATGCCGCTCCGGGCGCATGGTCCACCTGGCCGGCGCGGAGGAGACGATGCGGCGCTTCCCCCAGCTCTCGATCGCCCTGCCCTACCCGTTCGGCTCCGCATCGGTCCCCGTGCGGGCCGGTGAGCGGACTTTCGGCGCCATCGCCGTCGTGTGGACACCCAAGCCGGACGGGACAGGACTGTCGAGGGCGCAGCGCGGGCAGTTGCGCTCCGCCGCCGACCGGCTGGGCACCGCCCTCGCCGGACTGCGGGCCCGCGGCACCCTCGGCGAGTACGACGAGCGGACGGCTCCGATACTCGTCCCGCTGCCGTCCGCTCCGGCGATCCGGGTGGGCCTGTTCGACTGGAACCTCGACACCGGAGCCCTCACCGCCGACGACGAGCTGTGCGCGATCCTCGGGATTCCGCCCCGCGCGTTCGACGGTCGGGCGGACACACTGGCGGCCCGCATCGAGCCGGCGGATCTGCCCGGCTTTCGGTCCGCCGCCCGTGCCGCGGTCGAGGAGGGGCACCTGCTCGCGCACCACCTGCGGATCCTCGACGGCCGTGGTGGGCACCGCGTCGTCGAGCTGTGGGGCCGGGTGCCGGAGAGCCCCGACGCCCCGGAGGCCCACCTGGTCGGCGCCGTGCTCGACTCCGGGAGCGGCATGGCCGCGGTGGCGGCGATCGAGCGCCTCGCGGACGGTTTCTTCGCGCTCTCTCCCGACGGACGCCTCGCCTACGCCAACCACAGCCTGGAGGATCTGCTGCGGGTCCGCCAGGACGAACTGCTCGGCCGGCGCCCCTGGGACGTGCTGCCCTGGCTGGCCGATCCCGTGTACGAGGATCGCTACCGAGCCGCCGCCGTCTCCCAGCAACCGGTCTCCTTCCTGGTCCGCCGCCCACCGGACGAGTGGCTGGTCTTCTCCCTCCACCCGGGCGCTCAGGGCATGACGGGATGGGCCTCACGAGTACGGCAGCCCCTGCCGGCCGGCACCGGGCCCGGCACACCGGTCACCGAGGAGGGGCCGCCCATCTCCCTGGCGCCTCCGCCCGGGGCGCCCCGCGTGGGTTCCCTCTACCGGGTGCTCACGCTGGGCAGTGCCCTCACCGAGGCGGCCACCGCGAACGAGGTGTTCGATGCCGTCGCCGACCAGTTGCTGCCGGCTTTCGGCGGCCAGAAGCTGGCGATGGCCGTGGTGGAGGAACGGCGCCTGCACCTGCTCGCTCAGCGCGGCTACTCGAAACACTTCCTCGCCCGCTTCGAAGGCACCCCGCTGCACGCCCGGCTGCCCGTGACGGACGCGCTGACCTCCGGGGTCCCGCTCTTCGTCGAGTCCCGGGAGCAGCTCCGCGAGAGCTACCCCGGGCTCGCGGTGGGGCACACCAACTCCTGGGCGTTCCTGCCGCTGATCGCCTCGAACCGCCCGGTCGGCGCCTGCATGCTCGGTTTCGACGACGTCCACCGGTTCCCCGACGAGGAGCGCGGAGTCCTCACCGCGCTGGGCGGCCTGATCGGCCAGGCCCTGGAACGCGCCAGACTCTACGACGCCGAATGCGCACTCGCCCGCGGCCTGCAGGACGCGCTGCTGCCGCACCGGCTGCCGACTCTGCCGGGGCTGCGCATCACCGGGCGCTATCTTCCGGGCACCAGGGGGATGGACATCGGCGGCGACTGGTACGACGTCATCCCCACCGGCGACGAAGTCGCACTGATCGTCGGGGACGTCGAGGGGCACAACGTTCCCGCGGCGGCCGCCATGGGCCAGCTGCGCAGCGCCATGCGGGCCTTCGTCGCCTCCGGCCACCGACCGAGCGACGTCGTCGCCGGCACCAACCGGCTCCACATGGACCTCGACCCGGCGCTCCTCGCGAGCTGCTGCTACGCCCGCATCAGTCCCCGCTCCGGGATCGTGCGTATCGTCCGCGCGGGCCATCTCCCGCCCCTGCTGCGCCAGCCCGACGGGCACACCAGGATCCTGGATCTGCCCGGCGGCCCACTGCTCGGCATCGACGCGAAGGCACGATTTCCGGAGTCGGAGCTGCGTCTGGCTCCCGGGTCGGTCCTGGCCCTCTACACGGACGGGTTGATCGAGAGGCGCGACTCGGACATCGGCTCCGACGTCGAGCGACTCCGGGGGTCGCTGGCCCGGCTCGGCGGGGGTGGTCTGGACGATCTGGCCGACGGGCTGCTGCGGGATGCCTGCCACGCCTCCCCCGACAGGGCGGACGACATCGCGCTCCTGCTCACCGAGTACGCCCCGCCACGTTGA
- a CDS encoding NAD(P)-dependent oxidoreductase, with protein sequence MTQNTFEKTSLTLLGLGTMGTALARGWLAAGHPVTVWNRTPARATALAGEGASVVDSAAEAVAANSLVLVCLLDDASVGEVLAGTDLAGRDLVNLTTGTPAQARSRAEWARERGARYLDGGIMAVPPMIGTPEAGGFVFYSGARDVFERHQQILGVPAGTVYVGEDAGHAALYDVALLSAMYGMFAGAAHAFALLRKEDIDPASFAPLLADWLVAMTPSVHQTADQLRSGDHTTGVGSRLAMQVAGIPTFTGTAEEQGVSPELLSPYFELMRRRLAEGGGEEGLTGVVDLLMR encoded by the coding sequence ATGACACAGAACACCTTTGAGAAGACCTCCCTCACGCTGCTCGGCCTCGGCACGATGGGCACCGCGCTGGCTCGCGGCTGGCTGGCCGCCGGCCATCCCGTCACCGTGTGGAATCGCACCCCGGCCCGTGCCACGGCGCTCGCAGGGGAGGGTGCGAGCGTCGTCGACAGTGCCGCCGAGGCGGTCGCGGCGAACTCCCTCGTCCTGGTCTGCCTGTTGGACGACGCCTCGGTCGGCGAGGTGCTGGCCGGTACCGACCTTGCCGGCCGGGATCTGGTGAACCTGACCACCGGCACACCCGCCCAGGCCCGCTCCCGCGCCGAGTGGGCCCGTGAGCGCGGCGCCCGCTACCTCGACGGCGGCATCATGGCCGTCCCGCCCATGATCGGCACACCGGAGGCGGGCGGCTTCGTCTTCTACAGCGGCGCGCGGGACGTCTTCGAGCGACACCAGCAGATCCTGGGCGTTCCGGCCGGGACCGTCTACGTCGGCGAGGACGCCGGCCATGCCGCCCTGTACGACGTGGCGTTGCTCAGTGCCATGTACGGCATGTTCGCGGGTGCCGCGCACGCCTTCGCCCTGCTCCGCAAGGAGGACATCGACCCGGCCTCGTTCGCCCCGCTGCTCGCCGACTGGCTCGTCGCCATGACGCCGTCGGTCCACCAGACCGCCGACCAGCTGCGGAGCGGCGATCACACCACGGGGGTCGGCTCCCGTCTCGCCATGCAGGTGGCCGGTATCCCGACCTTCACCGGCACTGCGGAGGAGCAGGGCGTCAGTCCGGAACTGCTCAGCCCCTACTTCGAGTTGATGCGCCGCCGTCTGGCCGAGGGAGGCGGCGAGGAGGGGCTGACCGGCGTGGTCGACCTGCTGATGCGCTAG
- a CDS encoding substrate-binding domain-containing protein, which translates to MHRNRNTPTLRNARSAGTALVVAVLVVAGCVRGSSSDPAPATSGPSGCPAVQTRAEAAVSRAERTDIPWNGPTSGPTAVADKTIVYVAQTMTNPGVAGVADSVREAARVIGWHARVIDGGGTPAGIQAAMSEAVDLRPSGIVIGGFDPGSTSQQVARANAAGIPLIGWHAVASPGPSRRPELFTNVTTRVEDVARASAQWVIASSDGTAGAVVFTDASIPFAKYKSDLIRKELATCAGVELLAYENIPIQDAGSRMPREISSLLSRFQGRWTHSVAINDLYFADAAPAFRAAGKEGSGPPFNIGAGDGDPSAFQRINSKQYQAATVPEPLSLQGWQIVDEFNRAFSVRPASGYVAPVHISTADNSHGATTWDPVGYREAYRKIWGT; encoded by the coding sequence GTGCACCGCAACCGCAACACCCCCACCCTCCGCAACGCGCGGTCCGCCGGCACCGCCCTGGTCGTCGCGGTCCTCGTGGTGGCCGGCTGTGTACGCGGCTCGTCGAGCGACCCTGCGCCCGCCACCTCGGGGCCGAGCGGCTGCCCCGCGGTCCAGACCAGGGCCGAGGCGGCCGTCAGCCGGGCGGAGCGAACGGACATCCCCTGGAACGGACCGACCAGCGGCCCCACCGCGGTGGCCGACAAGACCATCGTCTACGTCGCCCAGACCATGACCAATCCCGGCGTCGCGGGCGTCGCGGACAGCGTGCGGGAAGCCGCGCGCGTCATCGGCTGGCACGCCCGGGTGATCGACGGTGGCGGCACCCCCGCCGGCATCCAGGCGGCGATGAGCGAGGCCGTGGACCTCAGGCCCTCGGGCATCGTCATCGGGGGCTTCGACCCGGGCTCGACCTCGCAGCAGGTGGCGCGTGCGAACGCGGCGGGCATCCCGCTCATCGGCTGGCACGCCGTCGCTTCCCCCGGCCCCAGCCGACGCCCCGAGCTCTTCACCAACGTCACCACCAGAGTCGAGGACGTGGCCAGAGCCAGTGCGCAGTGGGTCATCGCGAGCTCCGACGGCACAGCCGGGGCCGTGGTCTTCACCGACGCCTCGATCCCCTTCGCCAAGTACAAGTCCGACCTGATCAGGAAAGAGCTGGCCACCTGCGCGGGGGTGGAGCTGCTGGCGTACGAGAACATCCCGATCCAGGACGCCGGCAGCCGCATGCCCCGGGAGATCTCCTCACTGCTCTCCCGCTTCCAGGGGAGATGGACCCACTCCGTGGCCATCAACGACCTGTACTTCGCCGATGCGGCCCCGGCGTTCCGCGCGGCCGGCAAGGAGGGTTCCGGCCCGCCCTTCAACATCGGCGCCGGCGACGGCGATCCCTCCGCCTTCCAGCGCATCAACAGCAAGCAGTACCAGGCGGCCACCGTGCCGGAGCCGCTGTCCCTGCAGGGCTGGCAGATCGTCGACGAGTTCAATCGCGCCTTCTCCGTCCGGCCGGCCAGCGGGTATGTGGCCCCCGTCCACATCAGCACGGCCGACAACAGCCACGGCGCCACCACCTGGGATCCGGTGGGATACCGGGAGGCGTACCGGAAGATCTGGGGCACGTGA